In one window of Bombus vancouverensis nearcticus chromosome 10, iyBomVanc1_principal, whole genome shotgun sequence DNA:
- the LOC117163382 gene encoding uncharacterized protein LOC117163382 isoform X1, with amino-acid sequence MSKIGLAVFVIALTLVRSEPPVNSYLPPNGGGNGGGGGGPSNTYGPPGFDGQNGIGGGDSGRNGLSNSYGVPGSNGERNGNGRGNGFGGGQPSSSYGAPSNGLGGNGGSGTGRPSSSYGAPGGGNGFGGGQPSSSYGAPSNGLGGNGGSGAGRPSSSYGAPGGGNGFGSGQPSSSYGAPSNGLGGNGGSGAGRPSSSYGAPGGGNGFGGGSNGAGKNGFGGAPSNSYGPPENGNGFGGGNGGGSPSGLYGPPGRNGGNGGNGGNGGNGGRPSSSYGTPERNGGRPSGLYGPPGRNGNNGGGNGGYNGGNGGYPSGGPGSNGGGNGGYPSGGPGGNDGYPSGGPGGNGGGNGGYPSGPGGNGGGNGGYGEDENNEPAKYEFSYEVKDEQSGADYGHTESRDGDRAQGEFNVLLPDGRKQIVEYEADQDGFKPQIRYEGEANGQGYGSGGPGGNGGDNGYPSGGPNGDGAGAGYPSGRPGGDNGGYRNGNNGGNGGNGGNNGGYPSGSGGDAAANGGYQY; translated from the exons ATGTCTAAG ATTGGATTAGCAGTATTCGTCATAGCCCTTACCCTGGTGCGCTCTGAGCCGCCGGTGAACTCATATTTGCCACCAAACGGCGGTGGCAACGGAGGAGGTGGCGGAGGACCGTCCAACACTTACGGCCCGCCTGGTTTCGACGGGCAGAACGGCATCGGAGGAGGCGACAGCGGTCGTAATGGTTTATCAAATAGTTACGGAGTACCTGGCTCGAACGGTGAAAGGAATGGCAATGGCAGAGGAAATGGTTTCGGCGGTGGTCAACCTTCTAGCTCTTACGGAGCACCATCCAATGGACTCGGTGGAAACGGAGGTTCAGGTACCGGAAGACCATCCAGCAGTTACGGAGCACCTGGTGGAGGAAATGGTTTCGGTGGTGGTCAACCTTCCAGCTCTTACGGTGCACCGTCCAATGGACTCGGTGGAAACGGAGGTTCAGGTGCCGGAAGACCATCCAGCAGCTACGGAGCACCTGGTGGGGGAAATGGTTTCGGTAGTGGTCAGCCTTCTAGTTCTTATGGTGCACCGTCCAATGGACTCGGTGGAAACGGAGGTTCAGGAGCCGGAAGACCGTCCAGTAGTTACGGAGCACCTGGCGGAGGAAATGGTTTCGGTGGTGGAAGCAACGGAGCTGGCAAGAACGGATTCGGCGGTGCTCCATCGAACAGCTACGGCCCTCCAGAAAACGGAAATGGTTTTGGTGGTGGCAATGGAGGTGGATCTCCATCGGGTCTCTATGGACCTCCTGGAAGAAACGGTGGAAACGGCGGGAACGGTGGAAACGGTGGCAATGGAGGACGGCCATCGAGTAGTTACGGAACGCCTGAGAGAAATGGAGGAAGACCATCGGGTCTTTATGGACCACCAGGTAGAAATGGAAATAACGGCGGCGGAAATGGAGGATATAACGGTGGCAATGGTGGATATCCATCAGGAGGACCGGGTAGTAACGGGGGTGGCAATGGTGGATATCCTTCTGGAGGTCCTGGTGGCAATGATGGCTATCCTTCTGGAGGTCCCGGTGGTAATGGCGGCGGCAACGGTGGTTATCCTTCTGGACCAGGTGGAAATGGTGGCGGTAACGGAGGTTACGGGGAAGATGAAAATAAC GAACCAGCAAAGTACGAATTCTCTTATGAAGTCAAGGACGAGCAGTCCGGAGCTGATTATGGCCATACGGAAAGCAGAGACGGGGATCGCGCACAGGGAGAGTTCAATGTTCTGCTTCCTGATGGCAGAAAACAAATCGTTGAGTACGAAGCTGATCAAGATGGATTTAAACCTCAAATTAGATACGAAGGTGAAGCGAATGGCCAAGGATATGGTTCTGGTGGACCAGGAGGCAATGGTGGAGATAATGGATACCCAAGTGGCGGACCTAACGGAGATGGAGCCGGAG CAGGGTATCCGTCGGGAAGACCAGGTGGTGACAATGGCGGTTACAGAAACGGAAATAACGGTGGCAACGGTGGCAACGGTGGAAACAATGGAGGATATCCATCCGGAAGTGGTGGCGACGCAGCGGCTAACGGAGGATATCAATACTAA
- the LOC117163382 gene encoding uncharacterized protein LOC117163382 isoform X2 yields the protein MSKIGLAVFVIALTLVRSEPPVNSYLPPNGGGNGGGGGGPSNTYGPPGFDGQNGIGGGDSGRNGLSNSYGVPGSNGERNGNGRGNGFGGGQPSSSYGAPSNGLGGNGGSGTGRPSSSYGAPGGGNGFGGGQPSSSYGAPSNGLGGNGGSGAGRPSSSYGAPGGGNGFGSGQPSSSYGAPSNGLGGNGGSGAGRPSSSYGAPGGGNGFGGGSNGAGKNGFGGAPSNSYGPPENGNGFGGGNGGGSPSGLYGPPGRNGGNGGNGGNGGNGGRPSSSYGTPERNGGRPSGLYGPPGRNGNNGGGNGGYNGGNGGYPSGGPGSNGGGNGGYPSGGPGGNDGYPSGGPGGNGGGNGGYPSGPGGNGGGNGGYGEDENNEPAKYEFSYEVKDEQSGADYGHTESRDGDRAQGEFNVLLPDGRKQIVEYEADQDGFKPQIRYEGEANGQGYGSGGPGGNGGDNGYPSGGPNGDGAGGYPSGRPGGDNGGYRNGNNGGNGGNGGNNGGYPSGSGGDAAANGGYQY from the exons ATGTCTAAG ATTGGATTAGCAGTATTCGTCATAGCCCTTACCCTGGTGCGCTCTGAGCCGCCGGTGAACTCATATTTGCCACCAAACGGCGGTGGCAACGGAGGAGGTGGCGGAGGACCGTCCAACACTTACGGCCCGCCTGGTTTCGACGGGCAGAACGGCATCGGAGGAGGCGACAGCGGTCGTAATGGTTTATCAAATAGTTACGGAGTACCTGGCTCGAACGGTGAAAGGAATGGCAATGGCAGAGGAAATGGTTTCGGCGGTGGTCAACCTTCTAGCTCTTACGGAGCACCATCCAATGGACTCGGTGGAAACGGAGGTTCAGGTACCGGAAGACCATCCAGCAGTTACGGAGCACCTGGTGGAGGAAATGGTTTCGGTGGTGGTCAACCTTCCAGCTCTTACGGTGCACCGTCCAATGGACTCGGTGGAAACGGAGGTTCAGGTGCCGGAAGACCATCCAGCAGCTACGGAGCACCTGGTGGGGGAAATGGTTTCGGTAGTGGTCAGCCTTCTAGTTCTTATGGTGCACCGTCCAATGGACTCGGTGGAAACGGAGGTTCAGGAGCCGGAAGACCGTCCAGTAGTTACGGAGCACCTGGCGGAGGAAATGGTTTCGGTGGTGGAAGCAACGGAGCTGGCAAGAACGGATTCGGCGGTGCTCCATCGAACAGCTACGGCCCTCCAGAAAACGGAAATGGTTTTGGTGGTGGCAATGGAGGTGGATCTCCATCGGGTCTCTATGGACCTCCTGGAAGAAACGGTGGAAACGGCGGGAACGGTGGAAACGGTGGCAATGGAGGACGGCCATCGAGTAGTTACGGAACGCCTGAGAGAAATGGAGGAAGACCATCGGGTCTTTATGGACCACCAGGTAGAAATGGAAATAACGGCGGCGGAAATGGAGGATATAACGGTGGCAATGGTGGATATCCATCAGGAGGACCGGGTAGTAACGGGGGTGGCAATGGTGGATATCCTTCTGGAGGTCCTGGTGGCAATGATGGCTATCCTTCTGGAGGTCCCGGTGGTAATGGCGGCGGCAACGGTGGTTATCCTTCTGGACCAGGTGGAAATGGTGGCGGTAACGGAGGTTACGGGGAAGATGAAAATAAC GAACCAGCAAAGTACGAATTCTCTTATGAAGTCAAGGACGAGCAGTCCGGAGCTGATTATGGCCATACGGAAAGCAGAGACGGGGATCGCGCACAGGGAGAGTTCAATGTTCTGCTTCCTGATGGCAGAAAACAAATCGTTGAGTACGAAGCTGATCAAGATGGATTTAAACCTCAAATTAGATACGAAGGTGAAGCGAATGGCCAAGGATATGGTTCTGGTGGACCAGGAGGCAATGGTGGAGATAATGGATACCCAAGTGGCGGACCTAACGGAGATGGAGCCGGAG GGTATCCGTCGGGAAGACCAGGTGGTGACAATGGCGGTTACAGAAACGGAAATAACGGTGGCAACGGTGGCAACGGTGGAAACAATGGAGGATATCCATCCGGAAGTGGTGGCGACGCAGCGGCTAACGGAGGATATCAATACTAA
- the LOC117163382 gene encoding uncharacterized protein LOC117163382 isoform X3 — MSKIGLAVFVIALTLVRSEPPVNSYLPPNGGGNGGGGGGPSNTYGPPGFDGQNGIGGGDSGRNGLSNSYGVPGSNGERNGNGRGNGFGGGQPSSSYGAPSNGLGGNGGSGTGRPSSSYGAPGGGNGFGGGQPSSSYGAPSNGLGGNGGSGAGRPSSSYGAPGGGNGFGSGQPSSSYGAPSNGLGGNGGSGAGRPSSSYGAPGGGNGFGGGSNGAGKNGFGGAPSNSYGPPENGNGFGGGNGGGSPSGLYGPPGRNGGNGGNGGNGGNGGRPSSSYGTPERNGGRPSGLYGPPGGPGSNGGGNGGYPSGGPGGNDGYPSGGPGGNGGGNGGYPSGPGGNGGGNGGYGEDENNEPAKYEFSYEVKDEQSGADYGHTESRDGDRAQGEFNVLLPDGRKQIVEYEADQDGFKPQIRYEGEANGQGYGSGGPGGNGGDNGYPSGGPNGDGAGAGYPSGRPGGDNGGYRNGNNGGNGGNGGNNGGYPSGSGGDAAANGGYQY, encoded by the exons ATGTCTAAG ATTGGATTAGCAGTATTCGTCATAGCCCTTACCCTGGTGCGCTCTGAGCCGCCGGTGAACTCATATTTGCCACCAAACGGCGGTGGCAACGGAGGAGGTGGCGGAGGACCGTCCAACACTTACGGCCCGCCTGGTTTCGACGGGCAGAACGGCATCGGAGGAGGCGACAGCGGTCGTAATGGTTTATCAAATAGTTACGGAGTACCTGGCTCGAACGGTGAAAGGAATGGCAATGGCAGAGGAAATGGTTTCGGCGGTGGTCAACCTTCTAGCTCTTACGGAGCACCATCCAATGGACTCGGTGGAAACGGAGGTTCAGGTACCGGAAGACCATCCAGCAGTTACGGAGCACCTGGTGGAGGAAATGGTTTCGGTGGTGGTCAACCTTCCAGCTCTTACGGTGCACCGTCCAATGGACTCGGTGGAAACGGAGGTTCAGGTGCCGGAAGACCATCCAGCAGCTACGGAGCACCTGGTGGGGGAAATGGTTTCGGTAGTGGTCAGCCTTCTAGTTCTTATGGTGCACCGTCCAATGGACTCGGTGGAAACGGAGGTTCAGGAGCCGGAAGACCGTCCAGTAGTTACGGAGCACCTGGCGGAGGAAATGGTTTCGGTGGTGGAAGCAACGGAGCTGGCAAGAACGGATTCGGCGGTGCTCCATCGAACAGCTACGGCCCTCCAGAAAACGGAAATGGTTTTGGTGGTGGCAATGGAGGTGGATCTCCATCGGGTCTCTATGGACCTCCTGGAAGAAACGGTGGAAACGGCGGGAACGGTGGAAACGGTGGCAATGGAGGACGGCCATCGAGTAGTTACGGAACGCCTGAGAGAAATGGAGGAAGACCATCGGGTCTTTATGGACCACCAG GAGGACCGGGTAGTAACGGGGGTGGCAATGGTGGATATCCTTCTGGAGGTCCTGGTGGCAATGATGGCTATCCTTCTGGAGGTCCCGGTGGTAATGGCGGCGGCAACGGTGGTTATCCTTCTGGACCAGGTGGAAATGGTGGCGGTAACGGAGGTTACGGGGAAGATGAAAATAAC GAACCAGCAAAGTACGAATTCTCTTATGAAGTCAAGGACGAGCAGTCCGGAGCTGATTATGGCCATACGGAAAGCAGAGACGGGGATCGCGCACAGGGAGAGTTCAATGTTCTGCTTCCTGATGGCAGAAAACAAATCGTTGAGTACGAAGCTGATCAAGATGGATTTAAACCTCAAATTAGATACGAAGGTGAAGCGAATGGCCAAGGATATGGTTCTGGTGGACCAGGAGGCAATGGTGGAGATAATGGATACCCAAGTGGCGGACCTAACGGAGATGGAGCCGGAG CAGGGTATCCGTCGGGAAGACCAGGTGGTGACAATGGCGGTTACAGAAACGGAAATAACGGTGGCAACGGTGGCAACGGTGGAAACAATGGAGGATATCCATCCGGAAGTGGTGGCGACGCAGCGGCTAACGGAGGATATCAATACTAA
- the LOC117163384 gene encoding uncharacterized protein LOC117163384 translates to MARYTSESDSDHNSRYRRRRSRRSRSSSSNSSDSSSHRRRSSKHSKTKRRHRSHSRSRGRDRDHSQKSYKSSRNSNSKGRERHRYYSRSRSSDCSKRKGRSASREKSGSRSSSSQSNVKTIVSEKTKNVLIKGDFPIEPRFKEGVLEEINSEGFTSKQFSSNTKEKKFKNIVIDINADTIQVPAVAEVPCGSESIFHSSIMIDQEARFDKWVKKLYTLRQKAIADLIHSNVT, encoded by the exons ATGGCAAGATATACTAGTGAATCGGACTCAGATCATAATAGCAGGTATCGTCGAAGACGTAGTAGGAGATCCag ATCATCTAGTTCAAATTCTAGTGATTCATCTTCTCATAGACGAAGATCATCCAAACATTCGAAAACAAAGCGTAGACATCGCTCACATTCCAGAAGCAGAGGGAGAGATAGAGATCATAGCCAAAAAAGTTACAAAAGCTCTAGAAACAGTAATtcaaaaggaagagaaagacatAGGTATTATTCTAGATCACGTTCTTCAGATTGTTCTAAGAGAAAAGGTAGATCAGCTTCAAGAGAAAAATCTGGGAGTCGTTCAAGTAGTTCACAATCTAATGTAAAGACTATTGTGTCTGAAAAGActaaaaatgttttaataaaag GTGATTTTCCAATTGAACCACGTTTTAAGGAGGGTGTGTTAGAGGAAATCAATTCTGAAGGTTTTACATCCAAACAATTTTCGTCTAAtacaaaggaaaagaaatttaaGAACATTGTTATAGATATTAATGCAGATACTATACAAGTTCCAGCAGTGGCTGAAGTTCCTTGTGGATCTGAAAGTATCTTTCATTCTTCG ataATGATTGATCAGGAAGCCAGATTTGATAAATGGGTGAAAAAATTGTACACTCTTAGACAGAAAGCTATAGCTGATTTGATACATTCAAATGTTACTTGA